The Kitasatospora sp. NBC_00374 genome has a segment encoding these proteins:
- a CDS encoding AAA family ATPase → MEQISVSPVFVGRSAETDLLATALRRAEGGEPQTVLIGGEAGVGKTRLVEEFLDSAAACGAVTTLGGCLEIGAEGLPYAPLATALRRLHRLLGPELELAAAGMEGHLARLLPDFGEADGEPNDEFGRARLFEHTARLFERLGADRTLVLAVEDLHWSDRSTRELLAYLIRTLHRSRVLIVTTYRSDDLHRRHPLRPFLAELDRLRTVQRLELDRFGQGEVAAQLAGILGTEAPDRALVDRIHRRSEGNPFFVEELATAHRQGCPAGMTESLRDILLVRVEALPDETQQVVKFAAEGGSCVEHELLAAVLDEGEEPLIEALRTAVGANILRPDTDGEGYRFRHALVREAVSDDLLPGERHRINRRFAGALEQDPGLVNGEVRPARLANYWYHAHHPARALPAALEAARAARRRNAFAEQLRMLERALELWDEVSEDVLENTLRPYDWAETYPPCACDPGTHDATCDRLRVVDVLAEAVVAARRSGERERGLSLAKRGVKLVDERSDPTRAAWFRMQRARMLGHLDRRGGTDELAYAHRLVADLGPSAVQAEVLALDAAHALLRRPTREHQAIAERAARIARQVGASSVELHALMTLGSLRTDFDDPAEGLALLTDAVAQARRLGVPDLLCRGLNNLASMLNLLGRAAEAAEVAREGLEAAGSTGLLGNTGAILTGNLAEALIALGRLPEAAALLDAWAEDPSRDSHHEFLARLRAELALLADDLPTAEAAFAQTRAAGRDDKPQHYLPTARVAVRLAARRGRPATARQELLAVLDGDLPDGQEALLLPLLVQAAAAEADVRGLPAADPGRPETLARIAAAVAGHRPQVPLQLGWFLLLEGELARARGADTDAHWAAAVEALRPTGLPYPAAYALLRAAECAAAGGRRDAAAELLAEAHGLARRCGDRHLRRETERLAERAGLPLRADRAAGGAGAAVPGPAATPPAAEALGLTPRERDVLRLLALGRTNRQIAEELFISPKTASVHVSNILGKLEVAGRGEAAALAHRWRLFPDVDLVSGGS, encoded by the coding sequence ATGGAGCAGATATCGGTCAGCCCGGTCTTCGTCGGGCGCAGCGCGGAGACCGACCTTCTGGCGACGGCCCTGCGCCGCGCCGAGGGCGGTGAACCGCAGACCGTGCTGATCGGGGGAGAGGCCGGGGTCGGCAAGACCCGGCTGGTGGAGGAGTTCCTCGACAGCGCGGCCGCGTGCGGGGCGGTCACAACGCTGGGCGGCTGCCTGGAAATCGGCGCCGAGGGCCTGCCGTACGCCCCGCTGGCGACCGCGCTTCGCCGCCTGCACCGCCTGCTGGGGCCGGAGTTGGAGCTGGCCGCGGCCGGCATGGAGGGGCACCTGGCCCGGCTGCTGCCGGACTTCGGGGAGGCCGACGGCGAACCGAACGACGAGTTCGGCCGGGCCCGGCTGTTCGAGCACACCGCCCGCCTCTTCGAGCGGCTCGGCGCCGACCGGACGCTGGTCCTGGCCGTGGAGGACCTGCACTGGTCCGACCGCTCCACCCGCGAGCTGCTCGCCTACCTGATCCGCACCCTGCACCGCTCCCGGGTCCTGATCGTCACCACGTACCGCAGCGACGACCTGCACCGCCGCCACCCGCTGCGCCCCTTCCTGGCCGAACTCGACCGGCTGCGCACCGTGCAGCGGCTGGAGCTCGACCGCTTCGGCCAGGGCGAGGTGGCCGCCCAGCTGGCCGGGATCCTCGGCACCGAGGCGCCGGACCGTGCGCTGGTGGACCGGATCCACCGCCGCTCCGAGGGCAACCCGTTCTTCGTCGAGGAACTGGCCACCGCCCACCGCCAGGGCTGTCCGGCCGGGATGACCGAATCGCTGCGGGACATCCTGCTGGTCCGGGTCGAGGCACTGCCCGACGAGACCCAACAGGTGGTCAAGTTCGCCGCGGAGGGCGGCTCCTGTGTCGAGCACGAGCTGCTGGCCGCCGTCCTGGACGAGGGCGAGGAGCCGCTGATCGAGGCGCTGCGCACCGCCGTGGGCGCCAACATCCTGCGGCCGGACACCGACGGCGAGGGCTACCGGTTCCGGCACGCGCTGGTCCGCGAGGCGGTCTCGGACGACCTGCTGCCGGGCGAACGGCACCGGATCAACCGCCGGTTCGCCGGCGCGCTGGAGCAGGACCCGGGTCTGGTCAACGGCGAGGTGCGGCCCGCCCGGCTGGCCAACTACTGGTACCACGCGCACCATCCGGCCCGCGCCCTGCCGGCCGCCCTGGAAGCGGCCCGGGCCGCCCGCCGCCGCAACGCATTCGCCGAGCAGCTGCGGATGCTGGAACGCGCGCTGGAGCTCTGGGACGAGGTCTCCGAGGACGTCCTGGAGAACACCCTGCGCCCGTACGACTGGGCCGAGACCTATCCGCCCTGCGCCTGCGACCCCGGCACCCACGACGCCACCTGCGACCGGCTGCGGGTGGTCGACGTGCTGGCCGAGGCCGTGGTCGCGGCCCGCCGCAGCGGGGAGCGCGAGCGCGGGCTCAGCCTCGCCAAGCGCGGCGTCAAGCTGGTCGACGAGCGGTCCGACCCGACCAGGGCCGCGTGGTTCCGGATGCAGCGGGCCCGGATGCTCGGGCACCTCGACCGGCGCGGCGGAACGGACGAACTCGCCTACGCGCACCGCCTGGTGGCCGACCTCGGGCCGTCCGCGGTGCAGGCCGAGGTACTCGCCCTGGACGCCGCGCACGCCCTGCTGCGGCGCCCCACCCGGGAACACCAGGCGATCGCCGAACGGGCCGCCCGGATCGCCCGGCAGGTCGGGGCGAGCAGCGTCGAACTGCACGCCCTGATGACCCTGGGCAGCCTGCGCACCGACTTCGACGACCCCGCCGAGGGGCTGGCCCTGCTCACCGACGCGGTGGCGCAGGCCCGACGGCTGGGCGTGCCCGACCTGCTCTGCCGGGGGCTGAACAACCTCGCCAGCATGCTCAACCTGCTGGGCCGGGCCGCGGAGGCGGCCGAGGTCGCCCGGGAGGGCCTGGAGGCGGCCGGCAGCACCGGGCTGCTCGGCAACACCGGCGCGATCCTCACCGGCAACCTCGCCGAGGCGCTGATCGCGCTCGGCCGGCTGCCCGAAGCGGCCGCGCTGCTCGACGCCTGGGCCGAGGACCCGTCCCGGGACTCGCACCACGAGTTCCTCGCCCGGCTGCGGGCCGAACTCGCGCTGCTCGCCGACGACCTGCCCACCGCCGAGGCGGCCTTCGCGCAGACCAGGGCCGCCGGCCGGGACGACAAGCCCCAGCACTACCTGCCGACCGCCCGGGTGGCCGTCCGGCTCGCGGCCCGCCGGGGCCGGCCCGCGACCGCCCGGCAGGAGCTGCTGGCCGTTCTGGACGGCGACCTCCCGGACGGCCAGGAGGCGCTGCTGCTCCCGCTGCTGGTCCAGGCCGCCGCGGCCGAGGCGGACGTCCGGGGGCTGCCCGCCGCCGATCCCGGGCGGCCCGAGACGCTGGCCAGGATCGCCGCCGCCGTCGCCGGGCACCGGCCGCAGGTGCCGCTGCAGCTGGGCTGGTTCCTGCTCCTGGAGGGCGAACTGGCCCGGGCCCGCGGCGCCGACACCGACGCGCACTGGGCGGCCGCGGTCGAGGCCCTGCGGCCGACCGGGCTGCCGTACCCGGCGGCGTACGCGCTGCTGCGGGCCGCCGAGTGCGCCGCGGCGGGCGGACGGCGGGACGCGGCCGCCGAGTTGCTGGCCGAGGCCCACGGGCTGGCCCGCCGGTGCGGCGACCGGCACCTGCGGCGGGAGACCGAACGGCTCGCCGAACGGGCCGGTCTGCCGCTGCGGGCCGACCGCGCCGCGGGCGGTGCCGGCGCTGCCGTACCCGGCCCGGCCGCGACGCCGCCGGCGGCCGAGGCACTCGGGCTGACCCCGCGCGAGCGGGACGTCCTGCGGCTGCTGGCGCTCGGCCGGACGAACCGTCAGATCGCCGAGGAGCTGTTCATCTCGCCGAAGACCGCGAGTGTCCATGTCTCCAACATCCTGGGCAAGTTGGAGGTCGCCGGGCGCGGTGAGGCGGCGGCCCTGGCCCATCGTTGGCGGCTGTTCCCGGACGTGGACCTGGTGTCCGGCGGCAGCTGA
- a CDS encoding putative bifunctional diguanylate cyclase/phosphodiesterase: protein MRRSLVLRTRTTGRAGALLLLLCLGYTVGASFGWGSPSVALFMGDFGLAGAALAAALSCMAHGCAVDGPARPAWLLFGLSSAMVAFGNGTWGWYEVVLRTQVPADSLADFAFLLFAPLAITGLLVLAQRPRNAAGWLCLLLDAWLVGGSLFTLSWSLALGRVASGEAGDPLKLALGLGYPVLDILLVSLVVGLRFRSRDGNRAAVHTAMVALAVTVICDALFTSPELRSTYRSGELLDAGWFAGSVLLARAPWSQPAGQASREHPSAGGVPRRRVASTFSALTPYVAATVCTVGILYNAVVGHFVDRAVLAAACTVGLALIVRQGVMLLDNLSLAQELAQKEAHFRSLVQGSSDVIMIAGANGVLSYVSPAALRVYGRDPEELVGGNLLNLVHPEDVDRVLSEAGRILARGRVPSRREGAGEPSARVECRIRSGSGEWLHLESTVNRYRDGLILNSRDVTERVRLQAQLQHHAFHDPLTDLPNRALFAQRVRAALAPGDGEAARGHRAAEGGTVAVLFLDLDGFKAVNDTAGHQVGDELLVQAARRLQGAVRSGDTVARFGGDEFAALICGRLAPVQVQELAERLRSALSEPYWIGGAELGVAASIGIAFAPREQAPGADPKAGSDELLRNADLAMYRAKSEGKGRVVLYTPAIRAELERRTELEERLRLAVREGGFTLLHQPVVDLATGQVAVVEAQARWRSAQGLLLTPAEFLRTAEQGDAATRFARWMLQEAVRAAARRRAEPGTPDVPVSVRLTGERLCAPGMYETVAAALRDSGLPPGQLMLELARPGPDDGADELGRRLAALRRLGVATAVAGFGAGGGSLGTLARLPFDVLKLDRSLVQDLADSALTRALAGNALRLGRDLGMVTAAEGADQARQVAVLQELGCRRAQGLAFAQPLDEARLGRALVRRVYPLPRPVGTLAGRRPHLAPEARSGVCPEPVAGRSAHHHGPLDLPQRRVAGGPSGGPHGETSVPPA from the coding sequence CTGCGCCGCTCGCTGGTCCTGCGGACCCGCACCACGGGCCGGGCCGGCGCCCTGCTCCTGCTGCTCTGCCTCGGCTACACCGTCGGCGCCTCCTTCGGCTGGGGCTCGCCCTCGGTCGCCCTGTTCATGGGTGACTTCGGCCTGGCCGGGGCCGCCCTGGCCGCCGCGCTCTCCTGCATGGCGCACGGCTGCGCCGTCGACGGCCCGGCCCGCCCGGCCTGGCTGCTGTTCGGGCTCTCCTCCGCCATGGTGGCCTTCGGCAACGGCACCTGGGGCTGGTACGAGGTGGTGCTGCGCACCCAGGTGCCGGCCGACTCCCTCGCCGACTTCGCCTTCCTGCTGTTCGCCCCGCTCGCCATCACCGGCCTGCTGGTGCTGGCCCAGCGCCCGCGCAACGCGGCCGGCTGGCTCTGCCTGCTGCTGGACGCCTGGCTGGTCGGCGGCTCGCTGTTCACCCTCAGCTGGAGCCTGGCGCTCGGCCGGGTCGCCAGCGGCGAGGCCGGGGACCCGCTCAAGCTGGCGCTCGGCCTCGGCTACCCCGTGCTGGACATCCTGCTGGTCAGCCTGGTGGTCGGGCTGCGGTTCCGCAGCCGGGACGGCAACCGCGCGGCGGTGCACACCGCGATGGTGGCCCTCGCCGTCACGGTGATCTGCGACGCCCTGTTCACCTCCCCCGAACTGCGCAGCACCTACCGCTCCGGCGAACTGCTGGACGCGGGCTGGTTCGCCGGCAGCGTCCTGCTGGCCCGCGCCCCCTGGTCCCAGCCGGCCGGGCAGGCCAGCCGGGAGCACCCCTCGGCGGGCGGGGTCCCGCGCCGCCGGGTGGCCAGCACCTTCAGCGCGCTGACACCGTACGTGGCGGCCACCGTGTGCACCGTGGGCATCCTCTACAACGCGGTCGTGGGCCACTTCGTGGACCGCGCGGTGCTCGCCGCGGCGTGCACCGTCGGCCTCGCCCTGATCGTCCGGCAGGGGGTGATGCTGCTGGACAACCTCTCGCTGGCGCAGGAGCTGGCCCAGAAGGAGGCCCACTTCCGGTCGCTGGTCCAGGGCTCCAGCGACGTCATCATGATCGCCGGGGCGAACGGGGTGCTCTCCTACGTCAGCCCGGCCGCGCTGCGGGTCTACGGGCGCGACCCCGAGGAACTGGTCGGCGGGAACCTGCTCAACCTGGTGCACCCCGAGGACGTCGACCGGGTGCTCTCCGAGGCCGGCCGGATCCTGGCCCGCGGCCGCGTGCCGTCCCGCCGCGAGGGCGCCGGCGAGCCCTCCGCCCGGGTCGAGTGCCGGATCCGCTCCGGCAGCGGCGAGTGGCTGCACCTGGAGTCGACCGTCAACCGCTACCGGGACGGGCTGATCCTCAACAGCCGGGACGTCACCGAGCGGGTCCGGCTGCAGGCCCAGCTCCAGCACCACGCCTTCCACGACCCGCTCACCGACCTGCCCAACCGGGCGCTGTTCGCCCAGCGGGTGCGGGCCGCGCTGGCCCCCGGCGACGGTGAGGCCGCCCGCGGGCACCGGGCCGCCGAGGGCGGCACGGTCGCGGTGCTCTTCCTCGACCTGGACGGCTTCAAAGCGGTCAACGACACCGCCGGACACCAGGTCGGCGACGAGCTGCTGGTGCAGGCGGCCCGCCGGCTCCAGGGCGCCGTCCGCTCCGGGGACACCGTCGCCCGGTTCGGCGGTGACGAGTTCGCCGCCCTGATCTGCGGGCGCCTGGCCCCCGTCCAGGTGCAGGAGCTGGCCGAGCGGCTGCGCTCCGCGCTCTCCGAGCCGTACTGGATCGGCGGGGCCGAGCTGGGGGTGGCGGCCAGTATCGGCATCGCGTTCGCCCCCCGCGAGCAGGCCCCCGGTGCCGATCCCAAGGCCGGCTCCGACGAGCTGCTGCGCAACGCCGACCTGGCGATGTACCGCGCCAAGTCCGAGGGCAAGGGGCGGGTGGTGCTCTACACCCCGGCCATACGGGCCGAGCTGGAGCGGCGCACCGAGCTGGAGGAGCGGTTGCGCCTGGCCGTGCGGGAGGGCGGGTTCACCCTGCTTCACCAGCCCGTGGTCGACCTCGCCACCGGGCAGGTCGCGGTGGTCGAGGCGCAGGCGCGGTGGCGTTCCGCGCAGGGCCTGCTGCTCACCCCGGCCGAGTTCCTGCGCACCGCCGAGCAGGGCGACGCCGCGACCAGGTTCGCCCGCTGGATGCTGCAGGAGGCCGTCCGGGCCGCCGCCCGGCGCAGAGCCGAGCCGGGCACCCCCGACGTCCCGGTCTCGGTCCGGCTGACCGGCGAGCGCCTGTGCGCCCCCGGGATGTACGAGACCGTCGCGGCCGCCCTGCGCGACAGCGGCCTGCCGCCGGGGCAGCTGATGCTGGAGCTGGCCCGCCCGGGCCCCGACGACGGTGCCGACGAGCTCGGGCGCCGGCTGGCCGCGCTGCGGCGGCTCGGCGTGGCCACCGCGGTGGCCGGGTTCGGGGCGGGCGGCGGCTCGCTCGGCACCCTGGCGCGGCTGCCCTTCGACGTGCTGAAGCTGGACCGCAGCCTGGTCCAGGACCTGGCCGACTCGGCGCTCACCCGGGCGCTGGCGGGCAACGCCCTGCGGCTCGGCCGCGACCTGGGCATGGTCACGGCCGCCGAGGGGGCCGACCAGGCCCGCCAGGTCGCCGTCCTGCAGGAACTGGGCTGCCGGCGGGCCCAGGGGCTGGCCTTCGCCCAGCCGCTGGACGAGGCCCGGCTGGGGCGCGCCCTGGTGCGCCGGGTCTACCCGCTGCCGCGCCCGGTCGGGACGCTCGCCGGCCGCCGCCCGCACCTGGCACCGGAGGCCCGTTCGGGTGTCTGTCCGGAGCCGGTGGCGGGCCGCTCCGCACACCACCACGGGCCGCTCGACCTGCCACAACGCCGTGTTGCGGGGGGTCCGTCCGGGGGTCCGCATGGCGAGACGTCCGTCCCACCAGCTTGA
- a CDS encoding acetolactate synthase large subunit, whose product MTEHAASPRRGDTPAAHAPGPQTTETMTGAQSLIRSLEAVGADTVFGIPGGAILPAYDPLMDSTKVRHILVRHEQGAGHAATGYAQATGRVGVCMATSGPGATNLVTPIADAYMDSVPIVAITGQVASKAIGTDAFQEADICGITMPITKHNFLVTDPAEIPRVIAEAFHIAGTGRPGPVLVDIAKDALQATTVFRWPVETSLPGYRPVTKPHAKQIREAAKMLVAARKPVLYVGGGVLKANASAELRILAELTGAPVVTTLMALGVFPDSHPQHLGMPGMHGSVPAVTALQKTDLLFTLGARFDDRVTGKLDSFAPFAKVVHADIDPAEIGKNRPADVPIVGDAREVIADLIVAVQAEFDAGHKGDYTDWWVKLNEWKRTYPLGYEAAPEGELSPQQVIERIGQLVGSDAIYAAGVGQHQMWASQFISYEKPATWLNSGGAGTMGYAVPAAMGAKAGKPDTEVWAIDGDGCFQMTNQELVTCALNNIPIKVAVINNGSLGMVRQWQTLFYNQRYSNTVLHAGPEHDGKQPPAQGTRIPDFVMLSEAMGCVGLRCERPEDLDAVIKQAMEINDRPVVIDFIVHQDAMVWPMVAAGTSNDEILAARDVRPDFGDDLD is encoded by the coding sequence ATGACTGAGCACGCCGCATCCCCCCGCCGCGGGGACACCCCGGCAGCCCACGCTCCGGGTCCCCAGACCACCGAGACCATGACCGGCGCCCAGTCGCTCATCCGCTCTCTCGAGGCCGTGGGCGCCGACACGGTCTTCGGTATCCCGGGCGGTGCGATCCTCCCCGCCTACGACCCGCTGATGGACTCCACCAAGGTCCGCCACATCCTGGTCCGGCACGAGCAGGGGGCCGGCCACGCCGCCACCGGCTACGCGCAGGCCACCGGCCGGGTCGGCGTCTGCATGGCCACCTCGGGCCCCGGCGCCACCAACCTGGTCACCCCGATCGCCGACGCCTACATGGACTCGGTGCCGATCGTCGCGATCACCGGCCAGGTGGCCTCCAAGGCGATCGGCACGGACGCCTTCCAGGAGGCGGACATCTGCGGCATCACGATGCCGATCACCAAGCACAACTTCCTGGTCACCGACCCGGCCGAGATCCCCCGGGTGATCGCCGAGGCGTTCCACATCGCGGGCACCGGCCGTCCCGGCCCGGTCCTGGTCGACATCGCCAAGGACGCGCTGCAGGCGACCACCGTCTTCCGCTGGCCGGTGGAGACCTCGCTGCCCGGCTACCGTCCGGTCACCAAGCCGCACGCCAAGCAGATCCGCGAGGCCGCGAAGATGCTGGTCGCCGCCCGCAAGCCGGTCCTGTACGTCGGCGGCGGCGTGCTCAAGGCGAACGCCAGCGCCGAGCTGCGGATCCTGGCCGAGCTGACCGGCGCCCCGGTGGTCACCACCCTGATGGCGCTCGGCGTCTTCCCCGACAGCCACCCCCAGCACCTGGGCATGCCCGGCATGCACGGCTCCGTCCCGGCCGTCACCGCGCTGCAGAAGACGGACCTGCTGTTCACCCTCGGGGCCCGCTTCGACGACCGGGTCACCGGCAAGCTGGACAGCTTCGCCCCCTTCGCCAAGGTCGTGCACGCCGACATCGACCCGGCCGAGATCGGCAAGAACCGCCCGGCCGACGTGCCGATCGTCGGTGACGCCCGCGAGGTGATCGCCGATCTGATCGTCGCCGTCCAGGCCGAGTTCGACGCCGGGCACAAGGGCGACTACACGGACTGGTGGGTCAAGCTCAACGAGTGGAAGCGGACCTACCCGCTCGGCTACGAGGCCGCCCCGGAGGGCGAGCTGTCGCCGCAGCAGGTGATCGAGCGGATCGGGCAGCTGGTCGGCTCGGACGCCATCTACGCGGCCGGCGTCGGCCAGCACCAGATGTGGGCCTCGCAGTTCATCAGCTACGAGAAGCCGGCCACCTGGCTGAACTCCGGCGGCGCGGGCACCATGGGCTACGCCGTCCCGGCGGCGATGGGCGCCAAGGCCGGCAAGCCGGACACCGAGGTCTGGGCGATCGACGGCGACGGCTGCTTCCAGATGACCAATCAGGAGCTGGTCACCTGCGCGCTGAACAACATCCCGATCAAGGTCGCCGTCATCAACAACGGCTCGCTGGGCATGGTCCGGCAGTGGCAGACCCTGTTCTACAACCAGCGCTACTCCAACACCGTGCTGCACGCCGGCCCGGAGCACGACGGCAAGCAGCCGCCGGCCCAGGGCACCCGGATCCCGGACTTCGTGATGCTCTCCGAGGCGATGGGCTGCGTCGGCCTGCGCTGCGAGCGACCGGAGGACCTGGACGCGGTGATCAAGCAGGCGATGGAGATCAACGACCGCCCCGTCGTCATCGACTTCATCGTGCACCAGGACGCCATGGTCTGGCCGATGGTCGCCGCGGGCACCAGCAACGACGAGATCCTCGCGGCCCGGGACGTGCGCCCGGACTTCGGCGACGACCTCGACTGA
- the ilvN gene encoding acetolactate synthase small subunit, which translates to MSKHTLSVLVENKPGVLARIASLFSRRGFNIDSLAVGPTEHPDISRMTIVVNVEDLPLEQVTKQLNKLVNVIKIVELDQTQAVQRELVLVKVRADADSRSQIVEIVQLFRAKTVDVSPDAVTIEATGSSDKLEAMLKMLEPYGIKELVQSGLVAIGRGARSITDRSLRALDRSA; encoded by the coding sequence ATGTCCAAGCACACCCTCTCCGTCCTGGTCGAGAACAAGCCCGGCGTGCTCGCGCGGATCGCCTCGCTGTTCTCCCGTCGGGGTTTCAACATCGACTCGCTGGCCGTCGGCCCGACCGAGCACCCGGACATCTCCCGGATGACCATCGTGGTCAACGTGGAGGACCTGCCGCTGGAGCAGGTCACCAAGCAGCTGAACAAGCTGGTCAACGTGATAAAGATCGTCGAACTCGACCAGACCCAGGCCGTCCAGCGCGAGCTGGTCCTGGTCAAGGTCCGGGCCGACGCCGACAGTCGCTCGCAGATCGTGGAGATCGTGCAGCTGTTCCGCGCCAAGACCGTCGACGTCTCGCCCGACGCGGTGACCATCGAGGCCACCGGAAGCTCGGACAAGCTGGAGGCGATGCTGAAGATGCTGGAGCCGTACGGCATCAAGGAGCTGGTCCAGTCCGGCCTGGTGGCCATCGGGCGCGGCGCCCGTTCGATCACCGACCGCTCGCTGCGGGCCCTCGACCGCAGCGCCTGA
- the ilvC gene encoding ketol-acid reductoisomerase, with translation MAELFYEDDADLSIIQGRKVAVIGYGSQGHAHALSLRDSGVDVRVGLLEGSKSRAKAEEAGLRVTDPSTAAAEADVIMILVPDPIQADVYTESIEPNLKAGDALFFGHGLNIRFGFITPPENVDVCMVAPKGPGHLVRRQYEEGRGVPCIVAVEQDSTGKAFDLALSYAKGIGGTKAGVIKTTFTEETETDLFGEQAVLCGGTAALVKAGFETLVEAGYQPEIAYFECLHELKLIVDLMYEGGLEKMRWSVSETAEWGDYVTGPRIITADTKAEMKKVLEEIQDGTFANTWIAEYKAGLPKYNEYKNADSEHLLETTGKKLRKLMSWVDAEA, from the coding sequence GTGGCCGAGCTGTTCTACGAAGACGACGCCGACCTGTCCATCATCCAGGGCCGCAAGGTCGCGGTCATCGGCTACGGCAGCCAGGGCCACGCCCACGCGCTGTCGCTGCGTGACTCGGGCGTGGACGTCCGGGTCGGCCTCCTGGAGGGCTCGAAGTCCCGCGCCAAGGCGGAGGAGGCCGGTCTGCGCGTGACCGACCCGTCCACCGCGGCGGCCGAGGCCGACGTCATCATGATCCTGGTGCCGGACCCGATCCAGGCCGACGTCTACACCGAGTCGATCGAGCCCAACCTGAAGGCGGGCGACGCCCTCTTCTTCGGTCACGGCCTGAACATCCGCTTCGGCTTCATCACCCCGCCGGAGAACGTCGACGTCTGCATGGTCGCCCCCAAGGGCCCGGGCCACCTGGTCCGCCGCCAGTACGAGGAGGGCCGCGGCGTCCCGTGCATCGTGGCGGTCGAGCAGGACTCCACCGGCAAGGCGTTCGATCTGGCCCTGTCCTACGCCAAGGGCATCGGCGGCACCAAGGCCGGCGTCATCAAGACCACCTTCACCGAGGAGACCGAGACCGACCTGTTCGGTGAGCAGGCCGTTCTCTGCGGCGGTACCGCCGCCCTGGTGAAGGCCGGTTTCGAGACCCTGGTCGAGGCCGGCTACCAGCCGGAGATCGCCTACTTCGAGTGCCTGCACGAGCTCAAGCTGATCGTCGACCTGATGTACGAGGGCGGCCTGGAGAAGATGCGCTGGTCGGTCTCCGAGACCGCCGAGTGGGGCGACTACGTCACCGGCCCGCGCATCATCACCGCCGACACCAAGGCCGAGATGAAGAAGGTCCTCGAGGAGATCCAGGACGGCACCTTCGCCAACACCTGGATCGCCGAGTACAAGGCGGGCCTGCCGAAGTACAACGAGTACAAGAACGCGGACTCCGAGCACCTGCTCGAGACCACCGGCAAGAAGCTCCGCAAGCTGATGAGCTGGGTCGACGCGGAGGCGTAA
- the serA gene encoding phosphoglycerate dehydrogenase, with translation MSSKSVVLIAEELSPATVDALGPDFEIRHCNGADRTELLTAIADVDAILIRSATKVDAEALAAAKKLKVVARAGVGLDNVDVSASTKAGVMVVNAPTSNIVTAAELACGLLISVARNIAPANAALKQGEWKRNKYTGVELSEKVLGVVGLGRIGVLVAQRMSAFGMKIVAYDPYIQAARAAQMGVKLLSLEELLEVSDFITVHLPKTPETVGLIGDEALHKVKPSVRIVNAARGGIVDEAALASALRDGRVAGAGLDVYAKEPCTDSPLFGFDNVVATPHLGASTDEAQEKAGIAVARSVRLALAGELVPDAVNVQGGVIAEDVKPGLPLAEKLGRIFTALAGEVAVRLDVEVRGEITQHDVKVLELSALKGVFEDVVAETVSYVNAPLFAQERGVEVRLTTSSESPEHRNVITVRGTLADGGEVAISGTLSGPKQQQKIVGVDAFDVDVALTDHMAFFKYEDRPGVVGTLGRILGDAGINIAGMQVARDGSEALASITVDSEVSQEVLAEIAAAIGARFARAVNLG, from the coding sequence GTGAGCAGCAAATCCGTAGTACTGATCGCCGAAGAGCTGTCCCCTGCCACCGTCGACGCGCTGGGCCCGGATTTCGAGATCCGGCACTGCAACGGCGCGGACCGCACCGAGCTGCTGACCGCGATCGCGGACGTGGACGCCATCCTGATCCGCAGCGCCACCAAGGTGGACGCGGAGGCGCTGGCCGCCGCCAAGAAGCTCAAGGTCGTCGCCCGTGCCGGCGTGGGCCTCGACAACGTGGACGTCTCGGCCTCCACCAAGGCCGGCGTGATGGTCGTGAACGCCCCGACCTCCAACATCGTCACCGCGGCCGAGCTCGCCTGCGGCCTGCTGATCTCCGTCGCCCGCAACATCGCGCCGGCCAACGCCGCGCTCAAGCAGGGCGAGTGGAAGCGCAACAAGTACACCGGCGTCGAGCTGAGCGAGAAGGTCCTCGGCGTGGTCGGCCTCGGCCGTATCGGCGTCCTGGTCGCCCAGCGGATGTCCGCCTTCGGGATGAAGATCGTCGCCTACGACCCCTACATCCAGGCCGCCCGCGCGGCCCAGATGGGCGTCAAGCTGCTCTCCCTGGAGGAGCTGCTGGAGGTCTCGGACTTCATCACCGTGCACCTCCCCAAGACCCCCGAGACGGTCGGCCTGATCGGCGACGAGGCGCTGCACAAGGTCAAGCCCTCGGTGCGGATCGTCAACGCCGCCCGCGGCGGCATCGTGGACGAGGCCGCGCTCGCCAGCGCCCTGCGCGACGGCCGGGTGGCCGGCGCCGGCCTGGACGTCTACGCCAAGGAGCCGTGCACCGACTCCCCGCTGTTCGGCTTCGACAACGTGGTCGCCACCCCGCACCTGGGCGCCTCCACCGACGAGGCGCAGGAGAAGGCCGGCATCGCCGTCGCCCGCTCGGTCCGCCTCGCGCTCGCCGGCGAGCTGGTGCCGGACGCCGTCAACGTCCAGGGCGGCGTGATCGCCGAGGACGTCAAGCCGGGTCTGCCGCTGGCCGAGAAGCTCGGCCGGATCTTCACCGCGCTGGCCGGCGAGGTCGCCGTCCGGCTCGATGTCGAGGTCCGCGGCGAGATCACCCAGCACGACGTCAAGGTGCTCGAACTCTCCGCCCTCAAGGGCGTGTTCGAGGACGTGGTGGCCGAGACGGTGTCGTACGTCAACGCCCCGCTGTTCGCCCAGGAGCGTGGCGTCGAGGTCCGTCTGACGACCTCCAGCGAGAGCCCCGAGCACCGCAACGTGATCACCGTGCGCGGCACGCTGGCCGACGGCGGCGAGGTCGCCATCTCCGGCACGCTCTCCGGCCCGAAGCAGCAGCAGAAGATCGTCGGCGTGGACGCCTTCGACGTCGACGTCGCGCTCACCGACCACATGGCGTTCTTCAAGTACGAGGACCGCCCCGGCGTGGTCGGCACCCTCGGCCGGATCCTCGGCGACGCCGGTATCAACATCGCCGGTATGCAGGTGGCCCGGGACGGCTCGGAGGCGCTGGCCTCGATCACCGTCGACAGCGAGGTCTCCCAGGAGGTCCTGGCCGAGATCGCGGCGGCCATCGGCGCCCGCTTCGCCCGCGCGGTCAACCTCGGCTGA